CGTTTTTAGCATATTCTACTATAAGACGAAGGGATTCGGTGGCTATCCCTTTCCCTCGAAATTTCTTTCCGATCCAGTAACCTACGTGAGCCTTCTTATCTGTCCTATCGATTTCGCTGAGCCCTATTATCCCTGCGGGGCCTCCTTTATATTTTATAAGAAAGTCAATTCTAAAAGCCTCTTTTCCATAGCCTCTCTCTGCTTCTATGAAAAATATTGCATCCTCTTTTGTATAGGGATACGGAAAGGAATGGCTGCCGATGTTACGTTTTATGGTACGGTCATTTGCGAGCCTTGCGATATCATCTGCGTATTCTATTCCAATTGGACTTTCAAGCGTGACATCCATCCTTGACGAGGATACGATCATTGAGAGAGTATGTTATGGTTATTTAAAATGTAATGCAACTTGCAGTACAGAAATAGTTATTGTCAATTACAGCATTACATTAAACATGAGCGATGACGTAGTGGTTAAACTCTTGAACGATGGCTATTTTTCATTGGATGCAGGTGCTTATTTCGGTGTGGTCCCAAAGGCCATTTGGTCTCGAAAATTTCAGGAAATAGACAATACTGTTAGATTGGCCACAAATGTACTCTATATCACTGAAAGCGACGGAACGTCCATACTCGTTGACAGTGGTATAGGAAATAAATTCGATGATAAATTTAGGAAAATATACAGGGTTGAAAAACAGTCTGATATATATGAATATATAAGACTGCATGGAGATCCAAATTCCGTGAGGATGATAATTAATTCGCACCTTCACTTTGATCACGTTGGCCATAACGCTGATTTCAAGAACGCTTATGCATATGCACAGGCTGATGAATTTAAGGCAGCAAGGTATAGAAACTATATAACTAAAGCAAATTATCGGTTATCAGCATCTCAAATAAAGAACAAGGTAGAAATTGGAGGGTCTAAGAGGATCAACGGTTTCATAAGGGTGATAAAAACGGATGGCCATACGCCGGGGCACCAGGTAATACTTATCAACGCCGGAGGCAGAAAGATCATGTATTTCGGTGATATAGTACCTTCAACCTTCCATCTCAAGTTGCCTTACAGGACGGCTATTGACCTTGATCCCCTGAAAACAATAGAGTTTAAGAAAAATCTTGTTAAAATGGCCATACGTGAAAACTACATATGCATATTCAACCATGATGTCGAAACACCTGCAGCAATTCTCAGCGGTGATTATAGCGATCCAAAATACGTTAAGGTCGATATTTGATCTAACAAATTTGTAAAAAGAAGTTAAAAGGCATGTTCGCCTTACTTTTTATCTATTGAACTGAGAACTCTAGCTTGTCTGAGAGTATAAGATCCATAGCAAGTTCCGCTATATCGGTTCCATAGAGCCCTATTCTTGAAATCTCCTCAGCGATCGAACTAAGAACAACATCATAGCTTAAAATCTTTAAAAGCTTGAACTTCCTCTCATTTATCTCGCTCTTCTGATTTATAATGCCGTCTAAGACTTTGAAATTCTTTGAGTAGAATGATTCGACAGCATGATTGTACACATCAAGTGAAAACTTCAGATTGTCGATCATCTCCATTCTTCCATTTACGGCTTTTCGGTCTTTCATGGCAATGCATATGTTTACTGTATGATCAGCCATTCTCTCTAGTATGCGTGAAAGCACAAGCATGAAAACGTTTGAATCTTCATATTGGCAGTGGTTTTTTACTTCTCTATATATGTACCACTGGTACCTGTCGACCTCGTCGTCTCTCTCTATTACATTTTGGAAGAGCTCCTCGTCATAGTCCTCAATAGCTTTTATTGTGTCCTCTATCATTGTCCCAACGTTCAGCGACATCCTCCTTATGGCCTTTGAGAGCGGGAATGTCTTAACATTTAATACGTTCTGAAGTACAACGCTTTTCGAAGTCTCCTCTATTATCTCAATGCCCATAACGACTTTTGAGAAACGCTTTATATCGTCTCTTAGCTCGCTCCCCATCTTTTCTTTCGATACAATGGAAAGAGTATCGAAACCAGATATATACGATGAAGTAAGCAGCCTTTGCAAGGGTTTGCCCGTGTAATTAGGAGGTATTATTATTTTCTTTGATACCTCCGGCAAATCAGGGTTGGATGAAGATATCACTAGGTCATTTCCATCATCACTTATTGATATCTCGGAACCCTTAGTTATACCGTTCCGTTTAACCCATTCGGGCGGAAGGGAAACTATAAACGTAGAGCCGCCTGTTATCTGTACTTTTCTAGTGGTTTTTCCCATGCTTATATATCATATATAAAAATAAATAATTTTCTATCAGATATATAGGAATTCATTTTTTGTTGTATGACCTCGAGTGATCTATTGATCTCATGAGAAAGATACCAGCAAGCAATATTATTTCATAGTATATGAAATACAAAAAAGACACAGATATTACACTGTCTGCTATCCATGTCCCAAGGTTGGTATTTATCGGTCCGGGCCCTGTCAAAGTATAGTTTGCAAAATGGAATGAATAGTTATATATGCCTAGCGGCAAATGGCCAGCTGGCACATCGTAATATAGAGTTATATCGCTACCTTTAGCTATACTATTAAGGGAGGTCTCATTTAGCGTGAATGTCGGTGAAGCTATTGTTAGGCTGAAGTTTTGCGAAGACAAATGTTCGTAATTTACTATTGTTATGCTGAAATTATACGATGGCATAATTCCAGAAAAGGGAGAAACAGTCGCAGTTGCTGATATTCCATTATCATAAGTTGCCGTGATGGGATGTTCACTAGAGTAATAAACTTGGGATTCGGCTGACGATATAAGAAGTGCAGCTAAAATTACAATGACCGTACCGTAAAGAAGCCTTTTACGGAGGCCGTAAAGACCAAAGTAATGCATTAATACTAGGATAACTATTGGAACAAGGAACACAATAAGAAATAGAGAAGGAACGTATGATACCAGATATCCTATTAATATAGATAAAATAGCTCCGCCAAGCAGAGTAGAGGCAAAATTATGTTTCCTAACCTGTTCTTTAAATGGCATGACGAAACTAAACCGCAATTCTCTATTTATAGTTGCTTAATATTAACGTGGTTAATGCAAAATTATTCTAATTACTGTAAGTAATTTTATTATAGTAAATAGAGATATATGCGTATGGAAATGATGCCCAACATTGACGAACTAAGAAAAATGAGAAAGAACCTCGGAATCAGCCAGAAGGACTTGGCAAGGGTAACGGGTGTCAGCCAGTCCTATATAGCAAGACTCGAAAAAGGCACGATTAACCCTACTTATTCAAAGATAAAGGCCATATACGAATACCTAACAAAATCCAGTGAAAAAGCAAATACCATTGCGCTTACCTGTGATAAGATAATGACAAGAAATGTCGTAGTATGCCGGGCAGACGACTCTATTCTTAAGGCACTTAACCTTATGAGGGATCGCGGATACTCGCAACTGCCTGTTGTAAATGAAGAAAATAAGGTGATAGGCACTGTTACTGAAAGCAACATAAATGACATGCTGCTTAAGGGAATGAGTGTAGATTCGCTCAGAGGTCTAACGGTGCGCAGAGTTATGGGGGATGTGTTGCCACAGGTTGATAAAAATACACCGATAAACGTCATATACCAACTCTTAAAATATTCGAACGCAGTACTAGTTTTGGACTCAGGAAACTTGACGGGTATAATAACAAAGGCCGACATATTGAAAACAGTTGCTGGCCTATCCTGAAAACTACTTTTTCTGCAAAATAGCTCTGCAAACAGTTATATCCAGATGACTTATAACAGTGCATTGAATTACCCATTGCTTATGGCGCAGGCTATTATACTTTTCGTCCCTGCACTGATAGCTAATTCAGGTGCGGTACTAACTGGTGGATACTTTGTACTAGATAGGGGGAAGAATTTTATTGACGGCAGGCGTATTCTGGGAGATGGAAAAACTCTTAGCGGTTATTTAGGAGGCTCCTTTATAGGTATCGTATCAGGTGTCATAATATATTGGATATCATATGCTACGCACTTTATACTTGGTAACTATGGCTCTATTGCCTTATCTATTGAAATACCAGCTGTAATGGCCTTTGGATCTCTAACTGGTGATATATTGGGCTCTTTCGTAAAGAGACGAATAGGGATAAAGAGCGGCGGAAAAGGCGGATTGCTTGATCAGTGGCCATTTGCCCTTGTGGCATTCTTGTTTCTATTTTTGATGGAGAGGCCATTTTTCTTGCATTACTACTTCTTTGCCGGCATTATCGTGATACTTGCCATAGTACCACCGCTTCACAGAGCTGTTAACATAATTGGGTATAAATTACACAAGAAGGATGTGCCATGGTAGTGAAGCTAGTTGTTGCAGTGAGAAAGGACCTTGATATGGGCAAGGGAAAAATAGCAGCGCAAGTAGCCCATGCTGCAGTTAGCTGTGCCATAAAGGCTATGAAGGAAAAGAAGAAGATCTTTGATGAATGGATGGATGAAGGGCAAAAGAAGATAGTAGTTAAAGTTCCGAATGTAGATGAAATCTATATAATTAAGAAAAAAGCAGATTCAATGGGTATAATAAATGAAGTGATACAGGATCGTGGATATACCCAAGTTGAACCTGGGACAGTCACCTGCATAGGGCTTGGCCCAGACTACGAAGTTTATCTGGACGATATAACTGGAAAATACAAGCTTTTGTGAAAGATGCGGGTGAAAGTATTGTTCTGGAACTCAACCTTAAGTAAAATTAACAAGCCAAAAGTATCTGCTGGATAAATTTAATATAAATATTTAAACAGAAATTTAAGACTGCTTTACTCTCTTCTGTTCAATATTGCAAGTAACTGTTTTTTCCTTTCCGTTAAAACATCATATTCGTGTTTGTCAAAGCCCTGGGTTGATCGATTATCATGTATTTGCCTTAATCTCTCATTAATGTAAGATAATTCAGCCTGAGCTTTCATAATTGCTTGTAAATCAGCCATAGCCACACCATCTAGGTATTTGTTAAATAGATAAATAGCTTTGTAAATGCATTAATATGTGCCTGAACCTTTAAAATACACAGCATTTACGTCTTTATTTAAAAATAGGCGCTATGATTTGTACTTAATCATAATCAAGAAAACATATAATCCTTCTTGCTATATCATACTATGGTTGAGATAAAGGAAGAAACTTTTGAAGTCGATGGAAGAAAGTACTACTACTATCCGCTCAACAAAATTTTAGATGGAAAACGGTTGGAAAAGCTACCTAGATCCCTAAGGATATTACTTGAATCGATGGTTAGGAACCTGGACGGGCGTTCTATAACCCAAGATGATATAGATGCAATAGTTAACTGGAATCCTTCGAACGTACCTGACAAAGAAATTAGGTTCAAGGTTTCACGTGTAGTGATGCAGGATTTCACCGGTGTCCCTGCTGTAGTAGACCTTGCATCTATGAGGGATACGGTAAAGAAACTTGGCAAAGACCCTGAACTTATAAACCCGCAGGTTCGTGTTGATCTTGTCATCGACCATTCCGTGCAGGTAGACTACTACGGCGAATCGTTTGCTATCGAAAAAAATGAGGAACTCGAATTCAACAGGAACCTTGAAAGGTACAAGTTCCTAAAATGGGCCCAAAAGTCATTCAAGAACTTCAGAGTCATACCGCCCGGAACGGGAATAATACACCAGGTCAATCTTGAGTATCTAGCAGAAGTCATATTCGACTATGAAGAAAAAGGAAAGAGGTATGCATACTTCGATACGCTTGTAGGAACGGATTCTCATACCACTATGATAAATGGTATTGGCGTGCTTGGCTGGGGTGTTGGTGGAATAGAAGCTGAGGCAGCGCTGCTAGGCCAGCCGATAACTATATCGCTTCCTGAAGTTATAGGAGTAAGGTTGCATGGGGAATTAAACCCAGGTGTAACCGCAACGGATCTGGTATTGACAATAACCGAACTTCTCAGGAAAGTTAACGTTGTGGATAAGTTCGTTGAGTTTTTTGGGCCTTCAGTAAAGTATCTTTCAGTTCCGGAGAGGGCAACAGTTTCTAATATGTGTCCGGAATACGGGGCAACTCTAGCACTGTTCCCTATAGATGACCAGACCCTCGATTACCTGAGGACAACAGGAAGATCCGATCACAAAATAAAGCTTATAAAAAAATACCTAGAACTGCAGGGGATGTTCGGAGAAAGTGAGGGTGTAGAATACACAAAAGTCATAGATCTTGATCTGTCAACTGTCAAGCCAAGCGTAGCTGGGCCAAAGCTGCCGCAGCAGAGGCTAGATTTAGACCAGGTGCCATCGAGCTTCCTCTCCTCTGTAGAATCGAACAGCGACAGTCACCTAGTTTCTCTTAGGAAAGTCCCGCTCAAGTTGAAAGGGCAGGATGTAGAACTTTCTGATGGCGATATCGTCATAGCAGCTATAACAAGCTGTACTAACACCAGCAACCCCTATGTAATGCTGGCTGCAGGTTTAGTTGCGAAGAAGGCCGTAGAGCTTGGACTAAAGGTAAATCCAAAGGTAAAAACAAGCCTTGCGCCAGGGTCGAGAGTTGTTACAGACTATCTCACTGAATCTGGTTTAATCGATTACCTAGACAAGCTAGGGTTTTACCTAGTAGGATATGGATGTACAACATGCATAGGAAACAGCGGGCCGCTTGACAAGGATGTCGATGAGGCTATAATAAAAAACAATCTTAACGTCGTATCAGTATTATCAGGCAACAGGAATTTCGAGGCAAGGATACACAAGGACGTAAAGGCAAACTATCTTATGTCTCCTCCGCTAGTAGTTGCCTACGCAATAGCAGGAAACATAACTATAAACTTGGATAAAGACCCGTTAGGAGAAGTTAATGGGAAAAAGATATACCTTAAAGATATCTGGCCTTCAAACAATGAAATTAAGGATGCAGTCAATAAATACGTAAAGAAGGAGATGTACGAGAAGCGCTATGGAAACATAACGAATAAGAGATGGGAAAGCATAGATGTACCTGAATCGCCTGTATACAACTGGGACGAATCAAGTACTTACATAAGGAATCCGCCATTTTTTGAGAACTTTAAACTCAACGAGCTCATAAGCACTTTCTCTGTCAAAGGGGCTTATCCCCTGTTGATACTCGGTGATTCTGTTACGACAGATCATATATCGCCTGCTGGATCCATACCAAAGGATAGCCCTGCAGGAAAATATTTGATCGAACATGGCGTTAAACCAGAGGATTTCAATTCTTACGGTTCGAGGAGAGGAAACCACGAAGTCATGATGAGAGGCACATTCGCAAACGTTAGAATAAGAAACCTTATGGTGAACAAGGAGGGTGGCTACACGATATTTATTCCAGACAATAAAGAAATGTCAGTTTACGATGCTGCAATGAAATACAGGTCTATGGGGATACCTCTTGTTGTAGTGGCCGGAAGGGAGTATGGTACAGGAAGCTCCAGGGATTGGGCTGCCAAAGGAACATACCTGCTTGGCGTCAGGGCAGTACTGGCGAAAAGCTATGAAAGGATACACAGGAGCAACTTGGTGGGAATGGGTGTTATTCCTATAGAATACGAAAGCCTCAATCCGCAGGACATCGACTTTACGAAAAAAATAGATATCGATATAGACGGCATCGACCCAGGATCAAAAGCAAGAATGACTTATACTGACAAGAATGGAGAGAGCCATACTGTACCTGTAACGTTAAGGGTAGATACCCCTGCTGAGGCCGATTATATAAGAAACGGCGGCATACTGCAGTATTCTCTCAGAAAGATACTTTCTTCGAATTAAATTACATTTACCATTTTTTTAATAGCCAATCAGATTATTATCTATGTTAGGGATAGCCCTATATGGAAAACCTCGAAATACCTTCATTTGATGAGATAATAGAGGCACAGAGATACCTCGAAGGCAAAGTCAACAGGACTCCTCTCATAAGATCGACTACTATCGGAAAAGAATATGGAGCAGATATTTATTTCAAACTTGAAAATTTTCAGAAGACAGGTTCTTTTAAGTCGAGGGGTGCTATATTTAGGTTTTCAAAGCTATCTGAAGATGAAAAAAGGCATGGTGTAATAACTGCCAGTGCAGGAAACCATGCACAAGGGGTAGCCTACGCAGCTATGATAAACGGCATAGATGCCAAGATAGTTATGCCAGAATACACGATACCGCAAAAAGTAAACGCAGTTATAAGCTACGGGGCCCACGTCATTTTAAAAGGATCCGATTATGATGAAGCGCATAGGTACGCGGACGAGATTGCAAAACAGGAGGGTAGGATCTTCATAGAGGCATTCAACGACCGTTGGGTTATTTCAGGGCAAGGCACAATAGGCCTGGAGATAATGGAGGATTTGCCAGATGTTGATATAATACTCGTTCCGGTAGGTGGCGGCGGCCTCATCTCCGGAATAGCACTGGCAGCAAAGCATGCAAGCAACAAGGTCAAAGTAATAGGAATAGAATCAGAGCTGTCCGATTCTATGAAAGCATCACTCCGGGAAGGAAAGATAGTGGCACATACTAGCGGAGTCAGCATATGCGACGGCATCTCCGTCAAGTATCCAGGAGTCCTCACATTTGACATAGCAAGAAAGTACGTTGATGACATAGTAACAGTAACTGAAGAATATGTTTCTAAGGCTATCTACAAACTCTTCGAGAGAAACAAGATCGTAGCCGAGCCTTCAGGGGCAGTAGGTCTCGCCGCCATAATGGAGGGCAAGGTAGATGTTAAGGGAAAGAAGGTCGCTATAGTTGTTTCCGGAGGAAACATAAACCCGCTGCTCATGTCAAAGATAATATATAAAGAATTGGAAAACCTTGGCCAACTTGTACGCATAGAGTGTACTATACCAGATCGGCCTGGGAACCTTTACAGGATAGCTATGGCTATAGCAGAAAACGGCGGTAATATATACCATGCCGAAGTAGATAACCTTAGGAAGGAGACGCCGCCAGGATTCCAGTCAGTTACATTTACGGTAAATGTCAGAGGCCAAGATCACTTGGATCGTATAATAGGAAGCTTGAGGGAGATGGGCTATTTATTTAGGATAACATGAAGGAATATTTTGGGATCAGGATAGAGGAATGCGAATCGGTATATGAACCATCAGACGATACCTTCCTTCTTATGCAGTACGCTGAGTGCAAAGGCCGTGCTATTGAGATTGGATGCGGGACGGGTTTAGTTTCGATCTATTTCAAAAAAAGAGGATGCAACATAGAGTGCGTAGATTTGAATCAAAGCGCGGTCGATTGTACGAAAAGAAATGCTGAAATAAACGGTGTCAGCCTTAATGTATATGCATCTGATCTATTCGAGGCAGCCAGAGGGGTCTATGATACAGTTCTGTTCAATGCCCCATACCTGCCGGTCTCAGATGAAGACATGGCTTGGTCTGGTGGGAAAAGCATGGAGTTAATATCTAGATTTCTAAGAGAATCAAAAAACCATATCAATAGATCTTCGAATATATTTATTGTGCTCACAGACCTCACAGACAATGAATCCCTCTTCATGGATGAAGGGTTTCTCTATGAAGTAATTAAAAAATATTGCTTTGATTTTGAAGATATACTGCTTTACAAACTAAATATGAAGGTTTAATTTTTTTATTTGATAAAACTTTACATATATTCATCGATGTGATTTATGATCCATTGTGATCCGTTCTCAATTAATTGTTTTTGGGAAAACGTTATTAAATTCCTACAATATGATCATTCAATGTTTAAAATTGCCATAACATCGGTGCCGGCAAGGGTGGATGTTTCTGATCTTGATAGGAGCCTAGCTTACTTTCTTTCAGATATTGGGTATATACCAAAGATCAATCCATCAACCGATATGAATTCAATTAAAAATTCTGTATATTTTAGGCTCTTCAAGGAGTGTTTTCTGATGAACGGTGAAAGATTTTGGACACCTGAGGAATTGATGAGCTACCTTGGGACAAGCAGATCTACACTGTACAGGCACCTTAATAAATTGAAATACATGGATTTGCTAGAAGAAGTAAAGGATGGTAAAATCAAGAAGTACAGGATAAGATCAGGAGACATTTTGAAAGCCTGGTCATGGGTCGAAATAAACGTTAAGATGGCAATGGACAACTATAGGAGCAACGTTGAACACATTGTCGATCTCATAAGGTCAAATTCAAATAGCAACCTTAGGCCCTAGTGACCTACGATAACCCTAAACCTATACCTCATACCTTCTGTTTCCAGGTCGGAATATATACTGTCGACAGCTTCAAGGCCAGCTTCACTGTAGAAGTCGAGCAACTCCCTTTCGCTATAAAAGTGGGCATAGGCGTAGAACCCTTCCTTTTTCTTCTCCAGAAAATCTGCGTACGAAGACCCTTTTTCTATTATTGCAGAAAAAACGTCCTTGGATACACGCTTTGCCTCCTTCAAAGCTGAAACAGGATCTTCAAGAAAACAAAGAGTTACAACAAACAAAGAAAAATCAAAATATTTGCTGATAAACGGTAGGCGATCTGCATATGCAAGTATGGGAAATATGCCTCTAGCAGCAGCGATTCTCAACATGCCTTCTGACGGATCTACGCCAACCTTTATGCCAAGCTTCTG
This genomic stretch from Thermoplasma volcanium GSS1 harbors:
- a CDS encoding GNAT family N-acetyltransferase; its protein translation is MIVSSSRMDVTLESPIGIEYADDIARLANDRTIKRNIGSHSFPYPYTKEDAIFFIEAERGYGKEAFRIDFLIKYKGGPAGIIGLSEIDRTDKKAHVGYWIGKKFRGKGIATESLRLIVEYAKNDGFHRLYTSVIEGNYPSMIVLMRNGFSIEGVEKDSIRIGNRYYDFINFGKLIR
- a CDS encoding MBL fold metallo-hydrolase; this encodes MSDDVVVKLLNDGYFSLDAGAYFGVVPKAIWSRKFQEIDNTVRLATNVLYITESDGTSILVDSGIGNKFDDKFRKIYRVEKQSDIYEYIRLHGDPNSVRMIINSHLHFDHVGHNADFKNAYAYAQADEFKAARYRNYITKANYRLSASQIKNKVEIGGSKRINGFIRVIKTDGHTPGHQVILINAGGRKIMYFGDIVPSTFHLKLPYRTAIDLDPLKTIEFKKNLVKMAIRENYICIFNHDVETPAAILSGDYSDPKYVKVDI
- a CDS encoding phosphate signaling complex PhoU family protein; this translates as MGKTTRKVQITGGSTFIVSLPPEWVKRNGITKGSEISISDDGNDLVISSSNPDLPEVSKKIIIPPNYTGKPLQRLLTSSYISGFDTLSIVSKEKMGSELRDDIKRFSKVVMGIEIIEETSKSVVLQNVLNVKTFPLSKAIRRMSLNVGTMIEDTIKAIEDYDEELFQNVIERDDEVDRYQWYIYREVKNHCQYEDSNVFMLVLSRILERMADHTVNICIAMKDRKAVNGRMEMIDNLKFSLDVYNHAVESFYSKNFKVLDGIINQKSEINERKFKLLKILSYDVVLSSIAEEISRIGLYGTDIAELAMDLILSDKLEFSVQ
- a CDS encoding helix-turn-helix domain-containing protein, which codes for MEMMPNIDELRKMRKNLGISQKDLARVTGVSQSYIARLEKGTINPTYSKIKAIYEYLTKSSEKANTIALTCDKIMTRNVVVCRADDSILKALNLMRDRGYSQLPVVNEENKVIGTVTESNINDMLLKGMSVDSLRGLTVRRVMGDVLPQVDKNTPINVIYQLLKYSNAVLVLDSGNLTGIITKADILKTVAGLS
- a CDS encoding CDP-2,3-bis-(O-geranylgeranyl)-sn-glycerol synthase, giving the protein MNYPLLMAQAIILFVPALIANSGAVLTGGYFVLDRGKNFIDGRRILGDGKTLSGYLGGSFIGIVSGVIIYWISYATHFILGNYGSIALSIEIPAVMAFGSLTGDILGSFVKRRIGIKSGGKGGLLDQWPFALVAFLFLFLMERPFFLHYYFFAGIIVILAIVPPLHRAVNIIGYKLHKKDVPW
- the pth2 gene encoding peptidyl-tRNA hydrolase Pth2; the protein is MVVKLVVAVRKDLDMGKGKIAAQVAHAAVSCAIKAMKEKKKIFDEWMDEGQKKIVVKVPNVDEIYIIKKKADSMGIINEVIQDRGYTQVEPGTVTCIGLGPDYEVYLDDITGKYKLL
- the acnA gene encoding aconitate hydratase AcnA → MVEIKEETFEVDGRKYYYYPLNKILDGKRLEKLPRSLRILLESMVRNLDGRSITQDDIDAIVNWNPSNVPDKEIRFKVSRVVMQDFTGVPAVVDLASMRDTVKKLGKDPELINPQVRVDLVIDHSVQVDYYGESFAIEKNEELEFNRNLERYKFLKWAQKSFKNFRVIPPGTGIIHQVNLEYLAEVIFDYEEKGKRYAYFDTLVGTDSHTTMINGIGVLGWGVGGIEAEAALLGQPITISLPEVIGVRLHGELNPGVTATDLVLTITELLRKVNVVDKFVEFFGPSVKYLSVPERATVSNMCPEYGATLALFPIDDQTLDYLRTTGRSDHKIKLIKKYLELQGMFGESEGVEYTKVIDLDLSTVKPSVAGPKLPQQRLDLDQVPSSFLSSVESNSDSHLVSLRKVPLKLKGQDVELSDGDIVIAAITSCTNTSNPYVMLAAGLVAKKAVELGLKVNPKVKTSLAPGSRVVTDYLTESGLIDYLDKLGFYLVGYGCTTCIGNSGPLDKDVDEAIIKNNLNVVSVLSGNRNFEARIHKDVKANYLMSPPLVVAYAIAGNITINLDKDPLGEVNGKKIYLKDIWPSNNEIKDAVNKYVKKEMYEKRYGNITNKRWESIDVPESPVYNWDESSTYIRNPPFFENFKLNELISTFSVKGAYPLLILGDSVTTDHISPAGSIPKDSPAGKYLIEHGVKPEDFNSYGSRRGNHEVMMRGTFANVRIRNLMVNKEGGYTIFIPDNKEMSVYDAAMKYRSMGIPLVVVAGREYGTGSSRDWAAKGTYLLGVRAVLAKSYERIHRSNLVGMGVIPIEYESLNPQDIDFTKKIDIDIDGIDPGSKARMTYTDKNGESHTVPVTLRVDTPAEADYIRNGGILQYSLRKILSSN
- the ilvA gene encoding threonine ammonia-lyase, yielding MENLEIPSFDEIIEAQRYLEGKVNRTPLIRSTTIGKEYGADIYFKLENFQKTGSFKSRGAIFRFSKLSEDEKRHGVITASAGNHAQGVAYAAMINGIDAKIVMPEYTIPQKVNAVISYGAHVILKGSDYDEAHRYADEIAKQEGRIFIEAFNDRWVISGQGTIGLEIMEDLPDVDIILVPVGGGGLISGIALAAKHASNKVKVIGIESELSDSMKASLREGKIVAHTSGVSICDGISVKYPGVLTFDIARKYVDDIVTVTEEYVSKAIYKLFERNKIVAEPSGAVGLAAIMEGKVDVKGKKVAIVVSGGNINPLLMSKIIYKELENLGQLVRIECTIPDRPGNLYRIAMAIAENGGNIYHAEVDNLRKETPPGFQSVTFTVNVRGQDHLDRIIGSLREMGYLFRIT
- a CDS encoding HemK2/MTQ2 family protein methyltransferase, with the protein product MKEYFGIRIEECESVYEPSDDTFLLMQYAECKGRAIEIGCGTGLVSIYFKKRGCNIECVDLNQSAVDCTKRNAEINGVSLNVYASDLFEAARGVYDTVLFNAPYLPVSDEDMAWSGGKSMELISRFLRESKNHINRSSNIFIVLTDLTDNESLFMDEGFLYEVIKKYCFDFEDILLYKLNMKV
- a CDS encoding helix-turn-helix domain-containing protein, which codes for MFKIAITSVPARVDVSDLDRSLAYFLSDIGYIPKINPSTDMNSIKNSVYFRLFKECFLMNGERFWTPEELMSYLGTSRSTLYRHLNKLKYMDLLEEVKDGKIKKYRIRSGDILKAWSWVEINVKMAMDNYRSNVEHIVDLIRSNSNSNLRP
- a CDS encoding class I SAM-dependent methyltransferase → MGKDVVSFFDENAARYDRWYDEHPREYQEQIKLIKDAIRKGNDVEIGVGTGRFAQKLGIKVGVDPSEGMLRIAAARGIFPILAYADRLPFISKYFDFSLFVVTLCFLEDPVSALKEAKRVSKDVFSAIIEKGSSYADFLEKKKEGFYAYAHFYSERELLDFYSEAGLEAVDSIYSDLETEGMRYRFRVIVGH